From the genome of Actinomycetes bacterium:
GGCCACGTCTCCCGGTCGCGGCAGCACGAGCCGCAGGCCGGTCGCGCCCAGCGCCCGCAACCGGCCCAGCGCGTAGGGCAGGGTCACCGGCTCGGGCTCTGCCGGCAGCCCCGCGACCCGGTGGACCGGGTCGTCCGGCCCGGCGACGGCGTCGGCTGCGTCGTCCGGGCTCAGCTGCCCGCGCAGAGCGGCGGAGCCCCACGCGGACAGCCGTCCGGCAGCTGGCAGGTCGCGCACCCGCCCAGTGTGCGGGGGCCGATGTGCCCGCCGGTGGGCGGGCCTGCGGAGCACGATCTGGCCCGGAGGCCCGCCGGCCCGCCCGATAGATTTGCCCGCATGTCCGACGTGCTCTCGTTCACCGGCGTGAGCGTGCTGCGCGACCGAGCCACCCTGCTCGACGCGATCGACTGGGCCGTCGCCGAGGGAGAGCGCTGGGTCGTGCTCGGGCCCAACGGTGCGGGCAAGACGACCCTGCTGCAGCTCGCGTCGGCCAACCTGCACCCGAGCCGTGGCACGGTGACCGTCCTCGGCGAGACCCTCGGCGCCGTCGACGTCTTCGAGCTGCGGCCGCGGATCGGCCTCTCCAGCGCGGCGCTGGCCGATCGGCTCCCCGCCCGAGAGACGGTGCGCGACGTGGTGGTGACTGCCTCCTGGGCTGTCGTCGGCCGGTGGCGCGAGCACTACGACGACCTCGACGCGGAGCGGGCCGACGAGCTGCTGGGGGCGCTCGGCGTCGCCCACCTGGCGGCCCGTCGCTTCGGCACGCTGTCGGAGGGAGAGCGCAAGCGGGTGCAGATCGCCCGCGCCCTGATGACCGACCCCGAGCTGA
Proteins encoded in this window:
- a CDS encoding ABC transporter ATP-binding protein, whose product is MSDVLSFTGVSVLRDRATLLDAIDWAVAEGERWVVLGPNGAGKTTLLQLASANLHPSRGTVTVLGETLGAVDVFELRPRIGLSSAALADRLPARETVRDVVVTASWAVVGRWREHYDDLDAERADELLGALGVAHLAARRFGTLSEGERKRVQIARALMTDPELMLLDEPAAGLDLGGREDLVRRLGEIAADEAAPALVLVTHHVEEIPPGFTHVLLLRGGRVVAAGPIETTLTASALAQTFGLGLELARSGPRWSARAT